The Streptomyces rubrogriseus genomic sequence CGATGTATCCCGTCTCTGACCGGTTCCTCGCCCGGCTCGCCGAATCCCACCGTGTCGCCACCGAAGTGACGCTGTTCCTCACGGACGGCAGCGTCGTCGACTTGGAGCACACGGGCGGCAGCGTCACCGTTGACCGCGGGCAGGCGATCCGCCGCACCTGCACCGTCACCGTGCCCGACCCGGCCCTGATCCCGCGAACCCCGTCGGATCAGCTAGCCACCTACGGCGCCCGACTGCGGGTGGCCCGCGGAGTCGAGTACGGGGACGGCAGCCAAGAGCTGGTGCCGGTCGGCGTGTTCCGACTCGACAGCGTCGAAGGAGACGTCAGCGAAGGCCCGGTCAGTCTCCAGGGCAAAGACCTGTCCGCGTGCATCGCCGACGACAAGTTCACGACGCCGTGGACAGCCTCCGGCACCGTACTCGGCGCCATCACCGCCCTGGTACAGCGGTCCCTGCCAGACGCCGAAATCATCGCGGCGATCTCTGATGCGGCGATCGGGCGGCGGGTCTTCGACGTTGAAGGCGATCCGTGGGCGGCCTGCCAGGAGATCGCCGCAGCAGCAGGCGCCGAGGTGTACGCCACCGCCGACGGCCAGTTCACCGTCGCCATCCTCCCCGACCTGCTCACCACCATCCCAGCCTGGGAGATCGCAGCCGAAGAGGGCGGCACCTACATCACCGCCTCCCGCGGCATGGCCTCCGACCGCGTCCACAACGGCGTCCTGGCCCGCGGCGAAAACACCAGCGAGAACATTCCGCCGGTGTCGGCGCTGATCACCGACGACGATCCGGGCAGCCCCACCTACTGGGGCGGCCCGTTCGGACGCAGGCCGATGTTCTACAGCTCGTCGACGCTTACCACGACCGGCGCCTGCCAGGCCGCGGCACGCCTGAAGCTGGCCGCCGCCAGAGCCCCGAACGCCACCGGCGACATTTCCTCCCTGCCGAACCCGGCGCTGGAGCCGGGCGATGTGCTGCGGATCGTGCACCCGGACGGCAGCCGCGAACTCCACCAGGCGGCCTCGTTCACGGTGCCCCTCGACGAGGGCGGCGACTTTCCGATCTCTACCATCTCCGCGAAGGAAGACTCGTGAGCGTGCACCGCGACCTCGCGTGGGCGCTGAAACAGCAGGCCCAGCGGGTGGGGGAGCAGGCCCCGTCCGTGCGCGGCGCCGACTGGCGGCAGGCCGTCGTGACCGCAGTCGGCACGGACGGCACGGTCGCGGCCGACGAGATCCCCGCGATCCGCTGCCTGCAGTCCTACCTCGCACCTGCTGTCGGCGACGTCATCGTCATCTCCCAGTCCTCGATGGGGAACTGGCTGGCGCACGGCCGCCTCACTTCGACCACCCCGGCCTGGACGACGCTGCCACTCGCCGGTGGCTGGACCGCGAACGCCTCCTACTACGCGCCCGCCTACCGGCTGTGGGGTGACGGTACTGCCAGCCTGTG encodes the following:
- a CDS encoding DUF5047 domain-containing protein, giving the protein MYPVSDRFLARLAESHRVATEVTLFLTDGSVVDLEHTGGSVTVDRGQAIRRTCTVTVPDPALIPRTPSDQLATYGARLRVARGVEYGDGSQELVPVGVFRLDSVEGDVSEGPVSLQGKDLSACIADDKFTTPWTASGTVLGAITALVQRSLPDAEIIAAISDAAIGRRVFDVEGDPWAACQEIAAAAGAEVYATADGQFTVAILPDLLTTIPAWEIAAEEGGTYITASRGMASDRVHNGVLARGENTSENIPPVSALITDDDPGSPTYWGGPFGRRPMFYSSSTLTTTGACQAAARLKLAAARAPNATGDISSLPNPALEPGDVLRIVHPDGSRELHQAASFTVPLDEGGDFPISTISAKEDS